One Echinicola strongylocentroti DNA window includes the following coding sequences:
- a CDS encoding SusC/RagA family TonB-linked outer membrane protein produces MLNTFTKRLVVLLVACMAVEETKAQLLAEFAQVPDRYSISREPSLPEVLRKLETIYKVSIAYPSDLADQKWSTEFAPNRDLTIDENLSKLLKDSGLNYRQGVGSFYVVVKEENVPKPKETLSATVAQKDEALLEEITGVVVDEEGLPIPGASVLVKGTMVGSVTDLDGKFSLEVDAPDEAILVVSFIGFESKEVTIGSESSMTIVMSSSTMALNEVVVTAFGLERDKKALGYAVQSVKGNEITEAQNPNVVNSLSGRVAGVQINSNSMPGSGSQVIIRGSSSVAGNNQPLVVVDGVPLDQTSSRTYGNGLSEINPDNIKEMNVLKGATAAALYGSRAANGVIMVTTKDGSGTKGIGVSINSNMTFDNPLVKPDFQNTYGGGSGYRTYYVDGRNGFDEQGVRGTAGVDESWGAPMDGSLVPLWYSAPELVPLTPQPDNWEDFWETGKTVSNNIAISGGNDKGNFRLSVGRLDQKSIMWNNDYYRNNFKLNTGYNFTDKLNVTISAEYIKSGSDNRRFSSSSDFIWSHRHTDFTKLFNWRDYYGIQRETFREGDDYPYANWQHEYFSNPYFLQEYYTNANEKDRMVGNIAVNYQFNDELSLMVRSGTDFWTDTRLNVTGVERTKNFVTTKGSYTETVLRSQETNSDFIFTYDKEFSNAFSLKAQMGGINRTNYYKRNYVDVTELTIDGLYNLSNYASPVTPESTIRKQEVNSLFGSATFGFNNYLFLDVTGRNDWSSTLPVDNNSFFYPSVALSAVVADIFNVQSRVLSFAKLRASWAQVGSDASPYMLSQVYNSEGLWAGTTPTYANSSEIANVNLKPEITTGKEIGLDMRFLEGRIGVDFTYYHQSTTNQILAVAISSSSGYASQVLNAGEITNKGVELMVYGTPIKSEAGLTWDMSFNFSRNRNLVVELAEGLENYTLASQNSLTSEARVGQPYGTLYGRRYLRSPEGEIVYSDGLPQLEAGTYALGNIQPDWMGGFSNNFTYRNWSLGALIDIRMGGDLFDVGTGLARKTGQYAETAIGREEGVIGAGVMNVGTEESPVYVQNDVIVDAGTFWNAQNPRTYHEAGIFDGSYVKLRELTLGYSFPKNFLGNNFIQSMKLSAVGRNLAILFKNHPHMDPQVDMKGGNAQGFSYGEQPSTRSVGFNLNVTF; encoded by the coding sequence ACTCGATCTCCAGAGAACCTTCACTGCCAGAAGTCCTGCGAAAGCTGGAAACCATCTACAAGGTTTCTATCGCTTATCCCTCAGACCTAGCCGACCAGAAATGGTCAACGGAATTCGCCCCGAATCGTGACCTTACCATTGACGAAAACCTTTCGAAGTTACTTAAAGATTCAGGGTTGAACTATCGTCAAGGTGTGGGGAGTTTTTACGTCGTCGTGAAAGAAGAGAACGTACCCAAGCCAAAGGAAACACTGTCTGCCACCGTAGCCCAAAAGGATGAAGCCTTGTTGGAAGAAATTACGGGCGTGGTAGTGGATGAGGAAGGCCTTCCTATCCCTGGAGCCAGTGTGCTTGTGAAAGGTACTATGGTGGGGAGTGTAACAGACCTTGACGGTAAATTCTCACTTGAAGTAGATGCACCTGATGAAGCGATTCTGGTGGTGTCATTTATAGGGTTTGAGAGCAAGGAGGTGACGATAGGCTCTGAGAGCAGTATGACCATCGTGATGAGCTCCAGTACCATGGCGCTTAATGAAGTAGTTGTAACGGCCTTTGGGCTCGAACGTGATAAGAAAGCTCTTGGCTATGCAGTGCAAAGTGTTAAGGGCAATGAGATCACTGAAGCGCAAAACCCCAATGTGGTCAATAGCTTATCAGGAAGGGTCGCTGGTGTTCAGATCAACAGTAACTCCATGCCGGGAAGTGGATCCCAGGTGATTATCCGGGGTTCATCCTCAGTGGCAGGGAATAACCAGCCGCTCGTGGTGGTGGATGGGGTTCCGTTGGACCAGACTTCTTCCCGTACTTATGGCAATGGCCTTTCAGAAATCAACCCAGATAATATCAAGGAGATGAACGTGCTCAAAGGAGCCACCGCTGCAGCCCTCTATGGATCGAGGGCTGCAAACGGTGTGATCATGGTTACTACCAAAGATGGTAGTGGGACCAAGGGCATCGGTGTTTCGATCAACTCAAACATGACATTTGACAACCCATTGGTCAAGCCTGATTTCCAGAATACCTATGGAGGTGGTTCAGGTTACAGGACTTACTATGTGGATGGACGAAATGGCTTCGATGAGCAAGGTGTCAGGGGTACTGCGGGAGTTGATGAAAGCTGGGGTGCGCCCATGGACGGAAGTTTAGTGCCTCTTTGGTATTCAGCGCCTGAACTGGTCCCGCTTACTCCTCAGCCAGACAACTGGGAGGATTTCTGGGAAACTGGAAAAACGGTATCCAATAATATTGCCATTTCGGGTGGCAATGATAAGGGTAATTTTCGGCTTTCTGTCGGTCGTTTGGATCAGAAAAGTATCATGTGGAACAACGATTACTACAGAAACAACTTCAAGCTGAACACGGGATACAACTTTACCGATAAGCTGAACGTGACCATCAGTGCTGAGTATATCAAATCAGGTTCTGATAATAGGAGGTTTTCCAGTAGCTCGGACTTTATTTGGTCCCACCGCCATACTGATTTTACTAAACTATTTAACTGGAGGGATTATTATGGCATCCAGCGGGAAACCTTCCGAGAAGGTGATGATTATCCCTATGCCAACTGGCAACATGAGTATTTTTCTAACCCTTATTTCTTACAGGAATATTACACCAATGCCAATGAAAAGGACCGCATGGTCGGAAATATTGCGGTGAATTACCAATTTAACGACGAACTCAGCTTGATGGTCCGTTCAGGTACAGACTTCTGGACGGATACAAGGCTGAACGTAACAGGAGTGGAGCGGACCAAGAACTTTGTCACCACAAAAGGGTCTTATACTGAAACAGTGCTCAGAAGTCAAGAAACCAACAGCGACTTTATCTTTACCTACGACAAGGAATTTTCCAATGCTTTTTCACTCAAGGCCCAAATGGGGGGGATCAACAGGACAAATTATTATAAGCGAAATTATGTGGACGTGACGGAATTGACCATCGATGGATTATATAACCTGAGCAATTATGCCAGCCCCGTCACGCCAGAAAGTACCATTCGCAAGCAGGAAGTGAACAGTTTGTTTGGTTCTGCCACATTCGGTTTTAATAACTACCTATTTCTTGATGTGACGGGGAGGAATGATTGGTCCAGTACCTTGCCAGTGGATAACAACTCCTTCTTTTACCCTTCAGTGGCCCTCAGTGCAGTGGTGGCTGATATTTTCAATGTGCAGAGCCGGGTGCTTTCATTTGCGAAGCTCCGGGCGAGCTGGGCGCAGGTGGGTAGCGATGCCAGTCCTTATATGCTCAGTCAAGTGTACAACTCTGAAGGACTTTGGGCGGGGACTACACCTACTTATGCCAACTCCAGTGAAATAGCCAATGTCAACCTAAAGCCAGAGATCACTACTGGTAAGGAAATAGGGCTGGATATGAGGTTCTTGGAAGGGCGAATTGGGGTGGACTTCACCTATTATCACCAGTCGACAACAAATCAGATATTGGCAGTAGCGATCTCTAGCTCATCAGGATACGCCAGCCAAGTACTCAATGCCGGAGAGATCACCAACAAGGGCGTCGAATTGATGGTGTATGGCACACCGATCAAATCGGAGGCAGGCTTGACTTGGGACATGTCCTTTAACTTTTCGAGAAACCGCAACTTAGTCGTAGAACTGGCGGAAGGGTTGGAAAACTACACCTTGGCAAGCCAAAACAGTTTGACGTCGGAAGCAAGGGTGGGACAGCCTTACGGAACATTGTATGGAAGAAGGTACCTAAGGTCGCCAGAAGGTGAAATCGTATACAGTGATGGTCTTCCCCAATTGGAGGCCGGAACCTATGCCTTGGGAAACATCCAGCCGGATTGGATGGGCGGATTTTCCAATAACTTCACCTATAGAAACTGGTCATTAGGTGCGTTGATAGATATTCGAATGGGTGGTGACTTGTTTGATGTAGGTACTGGTCTGGCACGTAAGACCGGACAATATGCCGAAACTGCCATAGGCAGGGAAGAAGGAGTGATCGGTGCAGGAGTGATGAACGTAGGCACAGAAGAATCTCCCGTGTATGTTCAGAATGACGTAATTGTGGATGCGGGGACTTTCTGGAATGCCCAAAACCCCAGGACCTATCACGAGGCAGGGATCTTTGATGGAAGCTATGTAAAATTGAGGGAGCTTACCTTGGGATATTCTTTTCCTAAAAACTTCCTAGGTAATAATTTCATCCAGTCCATGAAGCTATCTGCTGTGGGTCGGAACTTGGCTATTCTGTTCAAAAATCACCCCCACATGGATCCTCAGGTGGATATGAAAGGTGGCAATGCCCAAGGGTTTTCCTATGGTGAGCAGCCTTCTACCAGAAGTGTAGGTTTTAACCTCAACGTCACTTTTTGA
- a CDS encoding SusD/RagB family nutrient-binding outer membrane lipoprotein, translated as MKKSLTKLYALFMIPAAGLILNSCTGDFEEMNVDPNNPTSISPALLLPNAIQVSVDRYWGHSTRFERLNIDAAMCWMQHLARNIYINVEGDSYEIPLTVSSGTWDALYNDALVNFESVQRLSGPGSEFENSNYYGVALVMKAFTFSYMTDVFGPIPYSEALKGTAEDPINSPKYDSMEEIYAGLIEDLRLANESLSTDGPAISGDILFDGDVMRWKKFANSLRLKLANHQAAQKPAESQSVMAEILGDPATYPVFTSNGDFAQLIHVDVIGSRNKMFDVFSTRSDWNISQTLINMLLELDDERITVYAQPLADGSYAGLPNGLTDAAAGNYSASTIGAKFLDPTAPSILMSYAELLFIEAEAALDGDIDGDPAALLEEAIAASFDQHDLEMPADYMSRIGEVDKETIMTQKWLALFGQGVEAWTEYRRTGYPVFPPPNPDAVFYNEGVLPTRLEYPTSEYSLNKAALDEGLRLLGGEDNMRVPLWWAE; from the coding sequence ATGAAGAAAAGTCTAACAAAATTATATGCCCTTTTCATGATTCCTGCAGCTGGTCTGATACTGAATAGCTGTACTGGAGATTTTGAAGAGATGAATGTGGATCCGAACAACCCGACGAGTATATCGCCGGCCTTATTATTGCCCAATGCCATTCAAGTGTCGGTGGACCGTTATTGGGGACACAGTACGCGATTTGAGCGATTGAATATCGACGCGGCGATGTGCTGGATGCAGCACTTGGCCAGAAATATCTATATCAATGTCGAAGGAGATAGCTATGAGATACCACTTACGGTGTCCTCAGGAACCTGGGATGCACTCTACAATGATGCATTGGTGAATTTCGAAAGTGTTCAGCGTCTGTCCGGACCAGGAAGTGAATTCGAAAACAGCAATTATTACGGTGTGGCTTTGGTGATGAAGGCATTTACGTTTTCCTATATGACGGATGTTTTTGGCCCGATTCCTTACTCTGAGGCGCTCAAAGGAACAGCCGAAGACCCCATCAACTCACCCAAGTATGATTCTATGGAGGAGATCTATGCTGGATTGATAGAGGATTTGAGACTGGCCAATGAAAGCCTCAGTACCGATGGCCCTGCTATTTCGGGGGATATTCTATTCGATGGAGATGTCATGCGCTGGAAGAAGTTTGCGAACTCCCTACGCCTGAAACTGGCCAACCACCAAGCAGCCCAGAAACCAGCTGAATCTCAATCAGTGATGGCTGAAATCCTGGGAGACCCTGCTACTTATCCTGTTTTTACAAGCAATGGAGATTTTGCCCAGCTGATTCATGTAGATGTAATCGGCAGCAGGAACAAGATGTTTGATGTGTTCTCTACCCGTTCTGACTGGAATATCAGCCAGACGCTGATCAATATGCTCTTGGAACTCGATGATGAAAGGATCACCGTATATGCACAGCCTTTGGCAGATGGTTCCTATGCAGGACTTCCCAATGGGCTTACGGATGCGGCTGCAGGTAACTATTCCGCCAGTACTATTGGGGCCAAGTTCTTGGACCCTACCGCTCCGAGTATTTTGATGAGTTATGCCGAATTGCTTTTTATCGAAGCCGAAGCAGCATTGGATGGGGATATCGACGGAGATCCTGCGGCATTATTGGAAGAGGCCATAGCCGCTTCTTTTGACCAACATGATTTGGAAATGCCAGCAGATTATATGTCTCGGATAGGAGAGGTGGACAAGGAAACCATCATGACTCAAAAATGGCTGGCCTTATTTGGTCAAGGAGTAGAAGCGTGGACGGAGTACAGAAGAACAGGCTATCCGGTGTTTCCACCACCCAATCCTGATGCAGTATTCTATAATGAAGGAGTGCTGCCAACAAGGCTAGAATACCCTACTTCCGAATACTCGCTAAACAAAGCGGCACTGGACGAGGGCTTGAGGCTGCTGGGAGGGGAAGACAATATGCGGGTACCACTTTGGTGGGCAGAGTGA